One genomic segment of Drosophila melanogaster chromosome 3R includes these proteins:
- the TTLL6B gene encoding tubulin tyrosine ligase-like 6B, with the protein MNLKNSKFFKRIQELRHFSKEKIRKDREKRTHVVRALDMALNEQPCLDREWFSPEQSPPLQPMSPRRRMKKTRCLKRRTAADKQVDDNSPYYGPSSGENSPMPAEEAKLQGFIQLNNKTYRVECPTRVLNPPMNVDEERPASETKSTICVSNSRYAMIGKISKTLGYKLVKESKMWNILWSDSFPGVELFKNMKRFQQINHFPGMIEICRKDLLSRNLNRMLKIFPQDYKIFPKTWMLPADYGDAMNYALNHKRTFILKPDSGAQGRGIWLTNDLKTIGPHERLICQTYIHRPLLIDGYKFDLRVYTLITSVDPLRIFVYNEGLARFATNKYVEPTPGNANDLYMHLTNYSVNKRNSHYELCDNDDCGSKRKLSAINNWMRRHNYDVEEFWSNVDDVIIKTVLSAWPVLKHNYHACFPGHDKIQACFEILGFDILVDWKLKPYILEVNHSPSFHTNEQVDREVKRPLIRDTLNLVSTVLADKRQILKEDRKRVKQRLLKIRGDPPVQRPRLGGGTSKPKIDAQKGSPDAQPVDVEPEAEDHGPLAQQIAWEESHLGNFRKIMPPPDLSKLDYYTRFYAQSHQVSIFAETAASKKREDLARKMRIQLEEKKAKQQQMLNGKAKRDARKRHTVLLPRAVREKNRINFFRLRENWSPGFISDAEERLRHTWLHMRAEAIRTLKITENIYSNLYETGLLTNTDMVVYPHLYHNLQHGYDIKRTP; encoded by the exons atgaatttaaaaaattccAAGTTTTTCAAGAGGATTCAGGAGCTGCGCCACTTCTCCAAGGAGAAAATACGGAAGGATCGCGAAAAGAGGACCCACGTTGTTCGCGCCCTGGACATGGCTCTTAATGAGCAGCCGTGCTTGGACCGGGAATGGTTCAGTCCGGAGCAATCACCGCCACTGCAGCCCATGTCCCCACGCCGCCGGATGAAGAAGACCCGGTGCCTCAAGAGGAGGACAGCCGCCGACAAGCAAGTGGATGATAACTCCCCATATTACGGACCATCTTCTGGTGAAAACAGCCCAATGCCTGCTGAGGAAGCCAAGCTGCAGGGATTCATTCAACTGAACAACAAGACCTACCGAGTGGAATGCCCCACTCGGGTGCTCAATCCTCCCATGAACGTCGACGAGGAGCGGCCAGCCAG CGAAACCAAGAGTACCATCTGCGTGTCCAACTCGCGCTACGCCATGATTGGGAAGATCTCCAAGACGCTGGGCTACAAGTTGGTTAAGGAGTCCAAGATGTGGAACATCCTCTGGTCGGATTCGTTTCCCGGCGTAGAGCTGTTCAAGAACATGAAGCGCTTCCAGCAGATCAATCACTTTCCGGGCATGATCGAGATCTGTCGCAAGGATCTGCTCTCGCGGAATCTAAATCGAATGCTAAAGATCTTTCCACAGGACTACAAGATCTTTCCCAAGACCTGGATGCTGCCGGCGGA CTATGGAGATGCCATGAACTACGCGCTCAACCACAAACGCACGTTCATCCTGAAACCGGATTCTGGTGCCCAGGGTCGTGGCATCTGGCTGACAAACGACCTGAAGACCATAGGTCCACATGAGCGCCTCATCTGCCAGACGTACATACACAGG CCCCTGCTCATCGATGGGTACAAGTTCGATCTGCGTGTGTACACCTTGATTACCTCCGTGGATCCCCTGCGCATCTTCGTGTACAACGAGGGATTGGCCAGATTTGCTACGAACAAGTACGTGGAGCCCACGCCCGGAAACGCCAACGATCTGTACATGCACCTGACCAACTACTCGGTGAACAAGCGGAACTCGCACTACGAACTCTGCGACAACGATGACTGCGGCAGTAAGAGGAAGCTGAGCGCAATCAACAACTGGATGCGGCGACACAACTACGATGTGGAGGAGTTCTGGAGCAATGTGGACGACGTGATCATCAAGACGGTGCTGAGTGCGTGGCCAGTGTTGAAGCACAACTACCATGCCTGCTTTCCGGGTCACGACAAGATCCAGGCCTGTTTCGAGATCCTCGGCTTCGACATCCTGGTGGACTGGAAGCTAAAGCCGTACATCCTCGAGGTGAACCACTCGCCCAGCTTCCATACCAACGAGCAGGTGGACAGGGAGGTAAAGCGGCCGCTGATCCGGGACACCTTGAACTTGGTCAGCACGGTGCTGGCGGACAAGAGGCAGATTCTCAAGGAGGATCGCAAGCGGGTCAAGCAGCGGCTGCTCAAGATCAGGGGAGACCC ACCCGTACAACGTCCGCGTCTTGGTGGCGGCACCTCCAAGCCCAAAATCGATGCCCAGAAGGGCAGTCCGGATGCCCAACCCGTTGATGTTGAACCCGAAGCTGAGGACCATGGTCCACTGGCCCAGCAAATCGCCTGGGAGGAGAGTCATTTGGGCAATTTCAGGAAGATAATGCCGCCACCAGACTTGAGCAAGCTGGACTACTACACTCGCTTCTATGCCCAGTCGCACCAGGTGTCCATCTTTGCGGAGACGGCGGCCAGTAAAAAGCGAGAGGATCTCGCGCGCAAGATGCGCATCCAGCTCGAGGAGAAGAAggccaagcagcagcagatgctgAACGGGAAGGCCAAGCGGGATGCTAGGAAACGACACACCGTATTGCTGCCGCGGGCTGTGCGCGAGAAGAACCGTATTAACTTCTTCCGGCTGAGGGAGAACTGGTCGCCGGGCTTCATATCGGACGCGGAGGAGCGACTGCGCCACACCTGGCTGCACATGCGGGCGGAGGCGATACGAACGCTCAAGATCACCGAGAAT ATCTACAGCAATCTCTACGAAACTGGACTCCTGACCAACACGGACATGGTCGTCTATCCGCATCTCTATCACAACTTGCAGCACGGCTACGACATCAAACGTACTCCATAG
- the pll gene encoding pelle, isoform A, with the protein MSGVQTAEAEAQAQNQANGNRTRSRSHLDNTMAIRLLPLPVRAQLCAHLDALDVWQQLATAVKLYPDQVEQISSQKQRGRSASNEFLNIWGGQYNHTVQTLFALFKKLKLHNAMRLIKDYVSEDLHKYIPRSVPTISELRAAPDSSAKVNNGPPFPSSSGVSNSNNNRTSTTATEEIPSLESLGNIHISTVQRAAESLLEIDYAELENATDGWSPDNRLGQGGFGDVYRGKWKQLDVAIKVMNYRSPNIDQKMVELQQSYNELKYLNSIRHDNILALYGYSIKGGKPCLVYQLMKGGSLEARLRAHKAQNPLPALTWQQRFSISLGTARGIYFLHTARGTPLIHGDIKPANILLDQCLQPKIGDFGLVREGPKSLDAVVEVNKVFGTKIYLPPEFRNFRQLSTGVDVYSFGIVLLEVFTGRQVTDRVPENETKKNLLDYVKQQWRQNRMELLEKHLAAPMGKELDMCMCAIEAGLHCTALDPQDRPSMNAVLKRFEPFVTD; encoded by the exons ATGAGTGGCGTCCAGACCGCCGAAGCCGAGGCGCAGGCCCAAAACCAAGCGAATGGCAACAGGACCAGGTCGCGTTCCCACTTGGACAACACAATGGCCATCCGACTGCTGCCGTTGCCCGTGCGAGCCCAGCTATGTGCCCACTTGGATGCCCTAGACGTATGGCAACAGCTGGCCACGGCCGTAAAACTCTATCCCGACCAGGTGGAGCAGATAAGCAGCCAGAAGCAGCGTGGCCGCTCAGCCTCCAATGAGTTCCTCAACATTTGGGGCGGTCAGTACAATCACACGGTGCAAACattgtttgctttgttcaAAAA ATTGAAGCTTCATAACGCCATGCGTCTGATCAAAGATTACGTTAGCGAGGATCTGCACAAGTACATACCGAGGAGCGTGCCCACCATCAGCGAGCTGCGCGCTGCTCCCGATTCCAGTGCCAAAGTAAACAACGGCCCGCCGTTTCCCTCCTCCTCGGGCGTCAGCAACTCAAACAACAATCGCACCAGCACAACGGCAACGGAGGAGATACCCAGCCTGGAGTCCCTGGGCAATATACACATTAGCACCGTACAGCGGGCAGCCGAATCCTTGCTGGAGATCGATTATGCGGAGCTAGAAAACGCCACGGACGGCTGGAGTCCGGATAATCGACTGGGACAGGGCGGATTCGGAGACGTGTACCGCGGCAAATGGAAGCAACTGGACGTGGCCATCAAGGTGATGAACTACCGCAGTCCCAACATCGACCAGAAAATGGTGGAGCTGCAGCAGAGCTACAACGAACTCAAGTATTTAAACAGCATCCGGCACGACAATATCCTGGCCCTCTACGGATACAGCATCAAAGGTGGTAAGCCGTGCCTCGTCTACCAGCTGATGAAGGGCGGCTCCCTGGAGGCTCGTTTACGAGCGCATAAGGCACAAAACCCACTACCAGCACTCACCTGGCAGCAGCGGTTTAGCATCAGCCTCGGCACGGCTAG AGGCATCTACTTTCTGCACACGGCGCGAGGCACACCGCTGATTCATGGAGATATTAAGCCGGCCAACATCCTGCTGGACCAATGTCTGCAGCCAAAAATCGGAGACTTCGGTCTGGTGCGCGAGGGTCCCAAGTCCTTGGACGCTGTGGTGGAAGTGAATAAAGTTTTCGGCACTAAGATCTACCTGCCACCGGAGTTCCGCAACTTCAGACAACTCAGCACGGGCGTGGACGTCTACAGCTTCGGCATTGTGCTGTTGGAGGTGTTCACGGGTCGTCAGGTGACGGATCGCGTGCCGGAAAACGAGACGAAGAAGAATTTGCTGGACTACGTTAAGCAGCAGTGGCGGCAAAACCGGATGGAGCTGCTAGAGAAGCACTTAGCAGCACCGATGGGCAAGGAGCTGGACATGTGCATGTGCGCCATCGAGGCGGGCTTGCACTGTACTGCCCTGGATCCGCAGGATCGCCCATCCATGAACGCGGTGCTCAAGCGTTTCGAACCGTTTGTTACCGACTAG